CACGCCCTGATCGGCCTGCTGACTGTGTGGGCCCGTTTCCGAAGTGTGCGCGAAGCGTCAAATCAAACCAACTATGTAAACCACTTTATgggaaattaaagaaaaataaaatgaacttCTACTAGCCATACTTTTTCCGAAGCCATTTCCATTCAATTGCAGTGCATTTGCCGTTTATTGTTTGCTCTATATCTAACCCCCAAAAGCGTAGTTTTATTTCACCATTCTCTTTCAACGAACCCCATTCGGAGCCACCTCGTGTGCTATTCTCTAGCTACTGCCTATGTATTTGGTATGCGATGCTTTGGCGATGATGGAATTGTCCTTCTTGTGGCGCAGCTCACACTCGAGGAACGCCAGGTTGCGGCCGGCCCGTACCGTGTTCGCGTCGATGACGACATCGTCCCCTTGGCGGGCGCCCTTCAGGTAGCTCACGTGAATGTCCACCGACACGCCAGGGACGGCGTTTTCCTTCGTCATCAGAGCGTACGTCGTGACCACatcgacgatggtggccgtgAAGCCACCGTGCAAGCCACCGGCACGGTTCAAGTGTTCCTCGCCCACCTTAAACTCCGCCAGGCAGCGCCCATCTCCGCCGCTGACCATCACTAGCTGCAAGTGGAAGAGTCGATCGTAACACTCCGTTAGATATTTGCCGAGAAAACTTGTTTTGTTCGAACTGTtgtgaaatcaatttaaatttattatagTTGAATGTAAATTTCTGCAGGGAGTTACTTTGTAATCTATAGTTCGTTCGTTAAAAACCGATTCAAAAACTGGCGccaaaacaaccattttttggCATTTCGCGAGCGCTCAAATGACAGCTCTGTCAAACGGTGCGTTTTGTGTTGTTCTCGCGCAATGCATAAACACCTTTGTTTATGTAATACACAATCattaaaacattcatcatTTCCGTGCCGAAGAAGCGTGCATATTAATGCCAGAAGGGTAGCGAACGGTCCTCGATAACTAGTAAGTCCAAAGGTTGGCTATCGGTGCGATAGTTACCCAACACATACCTGCTGCAAGCACCGGTCGTAGCCGTTCGTTTTCGTCATAACGGAAGCTATCGTCCGAAGTAGATcaatcccttttttcccgttcatCGTTCAGCGTTTTTGAAGATCAGGAAACAGCACACAGTGGGGCAACAACACTTAATCGATTGAACCTCCGATCGTCCGCGGAACACAAAACGGGCCCGATTCTTCGTCGCCGCGGCCTGCTTGTGTTTTGTTATTGTTCCGTCTGACAACTGCGGTAAGTTGCTACGGTGAACCCTTTCGCACACCACGCGTGAAAGGCAcgaatgaaatcatttgtgtgaaatatttcaaacccTATTTTCAAACAGTCCATGTCCACGTGTCCCCACCATGGAAATGTCCGAGCTGTCCGTGTTGCAATTCCCGGAGGAAATCGTTCAGCCTTTTACACTGAGCTGTGTCGACAACGCGCTGACCGTGTGCACGAAAGAGCACACGCTCGTGCTGCAACTCAAATACCGGCACATTGCCGAAGAAGCCACAATGAACTATGAAATGACGCGCGTGAAATGCTCGACGGAGCGTCCGACGGGCCGGTTGCTAGCAAACGAAATCGCACTGTACGGGGCCAGCAATGGCGAGGAACGGAAGCGTATCATGCTCGATCAGACGCTCTTCCCCAACACGGCCAAAGTTTACGTCGGCAACGTACAGTCTTGGCTTTCACCCCGTGGTACATTTACCGACATTCCGGACGAACAGCTGCTGGCGAATCTCACCAACATGGGCCAGCTTACCGTTTACCGTCAGGATGCGGTGTGGCCTTTGAATTGGAACGTACACGCCAACGTTTCGGAATGTTGGCTGCAGTACATCTACGACAATCGAAACCTCGAAACGTTCGAGGAGCTTCGCCGAATGGCGGACGAAGTGTTGATCACGTGTTTCTGCTGGGCGGACCAGGTGCACCGACATCCGGTGCAGTTCTGCTTCGGTACCCGACGGGGGAAGATTGTGCTGTGCCATCTTTTCCCGGGCTCCGATCAGCAGATCGTGCATGTGCACCAGGCAGAAGAAACGGCAGTTCTGTTGAAACACGTCACGGTAAGCACCGAGGAATGTCTGTTGGTGGCCGGCATGCAGAGTGGTCAAATTGGGCTGTACCACTTCCGCAGTGCACAGCAAACGGTCGGCTTCAAACGCATCGCCAAACTGTTTGAACAAGACTTGCCCGCCTCAGCCATCGAGTTTGAGGTTGATCACGCAAAGCGCCTTCTGCTGCTACTCGTAGTAAAAGGTACTCACCTGCTGGCAATTCAGACCACCTTTGATGGTAGAGTCGTCGCTAGTACCACACTGGATCTGGAAAACTTTATGATCACAGGACTGCAACAACTGGAAGAGCGTCAATACGTCGTCTGTACGATGCCGGGGGCCAAGTTCCTGGTTATCGTTAGCGCAAGCAATCTTGCGAtgcagaaaatggaaattaaacATGATCTCAACGTTGACTCGTACGCCCTGTACGGGCTAGCCGCCACGCGCACCCGCTCCTGCTGGATGGTTCTCGGATATCCTTCGAAGCGCTTCGACCACCTAACGCTGCGCTTCCCGACCTCCTTGTTTTTCGTGAAATTTAAGGAACGTAACGCAATGAACGCACTACTGATGAACAATTCTCGCCAGCTTGCCGAATATTACGACGCCGCCGAAGTGGTACGCTTCGATACCCATCGCAATCAGGAATCGttgaacaaaatggaacaGTATTTGACGGAAACGGAGGTACCGAATCAGACGGACCCGTACCTCCTGAAGCTCCAGCTGGTGCTGCTTGGTGCGAAGATTGCCTACAACAAGAAGCGTAACATGATCGTAACGGAAATCCTGCACAATCAGTTTCAGTACATCTGCACCATTCTGGAGGTGATTGGAGCCTGCCGGGTGCTGAACTATCTTTCCGAGCTGGCAAGCGAAAACTTAGAACCACTCAACACACTGCAGCAAATGTCGATTCGATGTTTGCGCCGCTTCATACGCACCATCCTGGACGACACGTTTCCCGGTGACTACGAGTATCTTCACACCAACGTTAAACCGCAGCTACAGAGCGTCCTGCAGCGAACGGATCGTGTCTACACGGCCGACGTCGTCGAAGAAACGTGTTCGTTCTGCGATGCACCGATCGTACAGAGCAAGGGCACCTGCCACGATGAACATCCCGTGTTTCGCTGCCAGGTGACGAAGTTACAGATCCCAATCGATGCTGTTGAAGTCAACTGCCGTATGTGCCAGCGGAGATGCATGAGTGGGGATCTTTTGGCAAAAATTTTCGAAAAGGGCCCAAAACGACCACCCTTCGACTATCGGATCTGTTGCATCTGCGACGTTCCGTTTGTGCCGAAACGGTGAGTAAATGTACTACATCCAAAGTGATCATTTATAAAACGGAACTCACATTTTTGCtataaaaacacacactcgcagTTTATTCTACCATCGTACCCAGATCCTAGTAAGCTGGATGAGACTAAGCAATGCTCGAAAGAAGCGATCAGAAAAGAGGAGAATTTGGGCATTCATTCGCGAAATATTCCGGGAGTAAAAGAATCCAAGTTTTGCAAGACGTGCTAGAAAGTTTTGCCAATTGCCAATTTATGCGTCCTTTTGGTCTTCGTCGTAAATGTAGATGTAGGGATTATTTTCGATCGTCAGAATATCTTTCTCCAGTTGCTTGAGATTATTCTCCAGTTTGGCCTTGCGAATCATTTTCGGCACGGTATCGGTGAGCAGCGGCAGACTCTGGTACTCTTGTTGGAGTTTTTCCCAATTTTGCTTTAAACCCTGGAAAGAGTGTAACACAATTAGATACTCGTTTACAGCGATAGATGTGCGAAGCATAGCCTCGATAAACTCCAGCTACATACTCGGAGCAATTCGACTCGCTCTTCCTGCGAAACGTAGGAACAGCGTGGCTTCTGCTGGGCGGTTTCCTCGACCAATCGTTCCTTCTGCACGGCCAGGTCCTTCTTTCGACGCGTGAGGTACTGTGGTATCTTCCCGAACTTTGGCTTACACATGTAGATCGGCGTCAGGCCGGACTTTTCCAAGTCATGAAAGTCGCCCTTTCGGGTATCGGCGTACCGTGCCCGGGGTTTCTTCGGGTTCGCCGTCACCACTTTCTTAATGTTGTCCTTCTTAAAATCGACCACCTTCATCACCTGGCAAGGGGCCGGTCCGTCCATGGGCCGCGGCTCGTTTGGCTTCGGAACGGGTGGCTTGTGGGAGGTGCACAGCCGCACTGGCGCCGACTTTGTGGCCCGAAACCGGGGACCacagtttttcttcaaaaattcACCAGGACCGTGCAGGGGAATTTTCGAGTAGCCCATCGTGCGGTGGTCATCCTTGCAAGATTTCGTCTCCTGGCGCACCTGCTGCTCGAAGCGCGAATGGTAGAGcggcggtttcggtggcttttcGGGCGGCTTCTTCTCCACGTTGTAGATATTTTCATCGTGAAAGTAAATGTTCACTATCGACATGGCTACGCCGCCAAACTCTGCCACCGGCTAGATTCGAATGGCAAACTAAAATCCTTGACCGCACTGAAGGGCTCCGATGGCGTGCGTTCCCCGAGAGTCGTCCTGGCTCTGCCGCTGTCAAATTATTTGATGGACCCAAACAACAGTTCCGGTGATCGTAGCAACCGATTCCCTCTATTCCCTCCGTGTTTGCTATGATGAGCATGCGAAACCATACGGCTGCTTCGCAGACACAGCATGTATCGGTGGGTTGGTTGCCTGCGCACGCCACATTAACGCGCGTTCGATGCCCGTTGCCGAGGCCGCGCGCGATGCGGATATCAGAACCCCTCGTTCGAGAACATTCCATGAGATTCGGTGGGTAAAAAACTTTACGCATCCGAGCGTTGATATTATGCGAGCGAGGGTCCTTATTTACGCTCGGCATGAGTTTTAATCGGTAAAGTTTTTGAAAATCCGTCACACGTTTTCCATTGACAATGGACCCGGTAGTTTGAACGATCTAATAAAGCAAGTCGACTCATATTGACCCGTAACGAAGTTTTTGCCAGACCTTTTTTTGTGATTGGGGATCTAAAATCTGGTAAATGGGCCGCCAGGACCAGCAGGGGATAGCTCGTAATGCCGATCAGAATTGAATGCTATTGTTCTATTCTATTCttggttattattttatataaaAGAGGAGGCAGCAAATATCGGAACAGGAGAAGTATCTTTTTCGTAATGATGCGCGAACACAGTACCAACCCGCGTCCTTGCCGGCCGATCATGTTATGCAGAGTACTTTCGCTGGGGAATATCTACCAATATGCCGAATGACAGCCAATTTATTTCTAAAAAATTGTCCAATTGCACTTTATGACTACGAGATTTCTCGCATAGCCCATTAGCATTATCAAAACGGTATTGACACTGCGGGAACGATAAGTATTTAGCGCTTTCACCAACCGACCTTTCCACCCTGACCACTACGAGCCACCTTATCAGATAAGGTGGAAAATTAGATTAGTCGGAAAAGTGTCCCCCTATCGGTGTGGGGAGCGGTATAAATATTGCTGATCCGTACTTCTGTCCGCAAACTGTAGGCCGCTATGACTCCCGTGGCCACGGGAATCGCTCGCAGAAGAAGAACGCTTGCCACAAACGGAAGTAGTTTCCTGTCTCTGGTTAAACGCAAGAAGGCAAATCTACGCGAACGGAACCGCATGCACGGACTGAACGATGCGCTCGATCGGTTACGGATGTGCGTTCCTCTTCCGGTGAGTTTACTGTCTCCCGCCATAGTCCACCAAACCTGCGATGGATCACAACCAACGGAATCTGTTCCTCCAACATCGGCGCAAAAGCTTTCAAAAATCGATACACTTCGATTGGCGCAAAACTACATTTTCACTCTCCTGGAAGTCCTGCACAGTGGACGCCGTTTTACGTACGATCGTCTAGTGGCGGTCCTAGCTTCTCGGTTGAGTCAGGGAACGGTCAACTTACTGCGCACGAAACTGACCTTCGACCGTGAACTGCGCAACGGTTTGCTGCTTGAAGACAGCCTAGACGGAATGGCCTTCGTGGAAAGTTCTGCGGCAGAAACTCGTAGTGCCGTGCTGTGTAGTTTGTGTTCCGGTGGCACCAGCAGTTGGCTAAACGCTtccgaacagcagcagcagctgcaactgTTACGGCCACGATCTGTAGGACAGTGGAATTCGAACTACGGATGCGCTTACTGCCGTTACGAGTACGCAGAAGACGACACTTCCTATCACTGTTCCACGGCCGGCGAGCTGTGCGAATACTAATTGCACGGAATAAAGGGACACCATACAACAGGTTTATCTATCGTTATTTTGGGTAGGTTTTATTCTTATTATCATTTATATCGGTTAAACTAAGATATAAAGTAGGTCACGAAAAAGATCTTTCTTAAAATACGGACGTCCAAATAGTATTCAGCAGCTCGGTTCGAGTAAGCCCTTCTTTTCGTCCCTTATGCCAGCCCGGTACCGTCGTCCTTTGTCTCACCAACAAGTATCTCACGTCCGTGGGGCGCAGAAGTGATGGGAaagcaaaccaaccaaccaaccaacagtgGTCAGCGTCAGAACCGTTTCATCCAGATTCGTTTTCACACCAATCCGTGACCGCGCGTGACCAGGTGACGATGCAGAGCGCGCGCAGGCTTACATGTAGATAAAGTTAAACCTGTTGAAAGAATGTTTGTTACAATTAACATCTGGTACGGAATAAACGTGTGAAATGCAGGCAATTATATACTAATTCCGAATCAACGTTACGATCAATGAAAGATTGTCAAGGAATATCGAAGAATTTATGTTTTCACAACAAGTTTCGCATGGATTCTTTTAACAATATGGTGACTCACCTGCAAAGTGCTTGCGGCAGCGACGATATTATCGGTCCGTAGCCCTGTGAGTTGTCGTAAAGTTCGAACAACGGTGCCGCTACTAGCTTGTAGTTCTTAGGTACGGCAAACAGAGCTGGAGTGATGGAAAAGGACAGAAAAAAGCAGAATCGAAAGTAAGATTTGGGACAAAACTGGCGAAAAATTGTATCGAAAAACACCGCATCCAAATTCTTTTCGATGATTCTCTTTCAAACACCATTCGGAAGGCGTGCTACGAAATGGCGTGTAAATTAAACATAGCCATAacacattttaatattttttcaatgttttcaacAATCATTCTTTCATCGTTGTCTAAAAAGGCactggtttcgttttttcccttAAATAAATGCCTGTGATACAGTGTGGGTTACAATGTGAAGCTCCTTTTTCTTACTGACAACAACGTTACATTCGCGTGCAGTGCAAAGAATGATTCaagtttttcttcaacaaTATTACTTCTTCGAGAGTTGTTTTATCAATGAACAAATTTACATTATTACAAAAACATACAAGTGTACAAAATTGACAAAACAGTCTCCCGATCTTCAACGCGCGATCGTTTCTACTACGACGCCCTATGGCTGCTTCCTCTACCGTGAGGTTTATCGAAATTATGTTGGACTATTCGCTTCTGCTCGGTTGCAAATTAGATCGTTCATTGACATTTTATCATTCTCTTATCGTGAATTGATCACAATAATGCCTATGCTTACAACCAACTTGTGTTACTGATGATACTGACTAAATTTACAATTGTGTATGCATTTTTTGATGATAGTTCTAATTGGCCGCACGCCGGCCCCGACAACACCATTACAATACTGATCACATTACCCTTCTCGTGTAGTTGCACCAAAAACAGACGCTTGTGCTCCTTCGGCTTGGTGATGTGCGGCGGTATGTACGGGTACTGCGGAGGCTCGAAGTTGGGACGCCACCAGTTGCCAATCGTGTCCTCGACGATCCAGTCCTGCTTGACGCCGTCCTGCCGTCCTAGAGTCTGATGTTTGGGGGGGAAATTTTTCGAAATGACAGCAAATGGACAAAAAAGAATGGAGAGAACTACAGTTACGGTGGCGCACACAGGGACGAGAGCGACTTGTTCGATTGGCTTGGCGTGCTCGTGTTGTTTCTTTGGTTTACGGCACGTGTGCTTTTCTACTTTGGTTCATTCTTTATGGTAaacaatttccttttttgagCTACATTTCAGTCTTCGAGTCACAAAGTCCAGTGCATTGCAGTTACAAGCTACAATTTCTTCTGCACGGCACTATACCTAGACTGGAAGTTATTTTAATTGAGCATATTAGCGCATAAACCAATTAATGAGAAACACATTTGGAAAGTCGCTTAATGATGAATATTCCATTCACTTTTCTCCAAGCTTTGAGTTTATCAGTTAGAGGTACACTAAATTATATCGCtttggtgtttattttatttttgtcatTCATGTCACAGTTCACATGATACAGTaccaaagaaaacacaacaaagtAAGTCTTTAGTAGTCTAGTAAGTATAATGTTCACATGACCATGTTCACGAGTAGGCCATCGTCAGCTAATACATTACGTTACAATCGATCAGAGAAGGCCCTCGTATACATTACAATCGATCAAGGAAGGCCAGGGAAGGCATACAACGAGCCGACACCATCATAAATCTCTGACGGCAGTCGAGGTTTCCGCCCCAGCGCCCCGtcagcaaaacgcaaaacacacagATCTGCTCTTTATTGTCGACGGTTTACTTacaatttgtttgttaacTTTAACATTCAACAACGTTACATAGTTGGCGGGTTTACAGTATGAAAATAATGTTACAACCACTCGGGAGAAGTTATTCTACTTTCATAGAACTTATTGCAAATGCGTAAAGCTTCCGTGCCATGTTCTTATCATGTATGAAATAGAGAGTACGCTTACGCTAGACATTGTGTGATGTAAATTCTTTGTTGCATATCTCGTGTAGATTACAATATGCTCTACTTGAGGAACACAATTGGTTGATAAGGTTTCTTGCTCTATTGGCAAAATAAGGCTTCATGTGATGAGATAAAGAGCTGAAATAAATGACCGAGTCGAATCGCATGCACTTACCTCGGTCAGAAGCCGCTTCAGTCCTTCCACCTCATCCTCACCGGCACTCAGTTCTCCGCCGGGAAGTTTGAAAAACGTAGTTCCCAGCTGCAGAAGCAATACGTGCGGGAGACCATGCTCGTGTACCTGCGGACGAAGAGGAAAGCTCACCATTTAGCTTGCTGAACGTGCCCGTACGACGGATTCTACTCACCAGCAGAACACCTTCCACCGAGCGGCGCATTCCTATTTTATCAAACTCGTCACGCATCCGCTGGAACCGGGCTGGGACCGATGGGTCCTTTTCGAATAGGGGCTCCTTGGTACCGAATGTGTAGTTTGTCAAGGGGTAACTGATGGACACGGAAAATAACAACCATTAGATACCGCTATCGATGCGTGACCGCGACCGACAGCCATTTTGGATTTTAGTTGCCGACCCCGGTCGCAGAAAATTCGGCAATGTTCAGATAAACACCGTATCACTTATTGCCGGAACCATCGGCTCTCGATGCCACTTACAGGTTTATGGTCCGGTTGAGCGTCatcgattgatttgtttgtagTTTGTTCATTTCCGTCAGTCCCGTTCCGTGGCTATTTCGGCGGGGCCAGCCCGAGCCGGTTTTGTTTACTGCTTGTGAAGCCATTTTTTTCACTATAGAGTTTTCGATAACCCACAACGTACAGCCTCAGTATGCGCTGGTGCCCCCGAAAAAGAACGTAACTGGCGGACCGGACCACAACGTAGTTGAAAAGCTAACCGAAGTATGTCActaagaaataaataaagtagGTGCTAAAAGCATTTAATTAACAATTTCCACCCGAGCGTAGCCTCAGCCGCGAGCCTTTGCTTCTTGTCGATTTCGGCGAGCAAAGTTTTGACAGCGGCGTGCGTTACGTACCCTTGAGCTAGCACACAGGACATTCGAACTGTCAAcactttcttcctttttttgttggacgGACGCCAGGAGAAACTAAGCAAAATTCTAAATAACTAAATGATGATAATGTATGCCTTGCGAGCGAGACAATGATAAGTAAACGGTGGTATCGTTATGTGAATCCGTGTTCTTTCCTTGTAATCATGCTACTCTTGAACCGACAGAGATTACACCTAATAGATCGCTTATTCGCTTTATTGATGCAGAAGCTTGTAGATTGAGTTAGGGGTACAACGGATTTTGAGAAGGGCTCTACTTCCACAGTTTCTTGATGGACATATTTTTCTCCGAGTCTTTCTGCATAACCTTGGCCACGGCCATTTCAAAGTCCTCCTGTGTGACATGAACTCGGCGCTCGCGCAGCGCGTACATTCCCGCTTCGGTGCAGACGCCTTTGACTTCGGCTCCAGACGCTCCCGGCATCAGTTCGGCAATTTTCCGAAGATTTATGCCACGCGTTAGATTCATTTTGCGTGAGTGTATCTTCAGGATGTCCAGACGGGCTTCCTCGTTTGGTGGCGGGAACTCGATCTTGCGATCGATGCGACCGGGGCGCAGCAGTGCCGGATCAAGAATGTCGATGCGGTTGGTGGCCATGATGACCTTAATGTTTTTCGTTGCCTCGAACCCATCCAACTGGTTCAGCAGCTCCAGCATCGTACGCTGTACTTCCGAATCGCCACCGCTACCGCTTTCAATACGCGACGAGCCGATCGAGTCGATTTCATCCATGAATATGATCGACGGAGCGTGTTCACGGGCCATCACAAATAGCTCGCGCACCATACGGGAGCCCTCGCCGATGAACTTTTGCACCAGCTCGGAACCCGACACCCGAATGAAGGTACACTCGGTGTGATGCGCAACGGCACGCGCCAGCAGCGTTTTGCCGGTACCCGGAGGCCCGTAGAGAAGCACACCCTTCGGTTGCGCGATTCCGAGCGCATCGAACAGTTCTGGGTGCTTGACGGGCAGCTCGATCACTTCCTTAATTTCCTTGATCTGCTTGTCCAACCCGCCGACCATTTCGTAGGTCGAGTCGGGCACCttttccaccatcatcagcgacACCAGGGGGTCCACTTTGTTCGGCAGGATCTTGTGGAGCGTGTAGCTTTCGTTGCGCAGTGCCACCCGGCAGTTGGGTGTCACGTCGTTAATGTCGATGTTTTTGTCAATATCAACGACAAACTTACCCTCCGGGTGCACCTTTACCAGCACTTTCTTCTTGTCCATCGGTTTGACCACCTCACCAACGTAGCTGCCCTGTTCCTGCAGCAATTGAAGCTCCTCCCGCAGCATTCTAACCTTGGCGTTCAGCTCATTGCGTTGGGCCTGGAGGCGGCGCAAGTTCTGGTTCTTCTCCGCCACGATTAACTGCAGTTCTTCGATTTTCTGCACGTAATAGGACCGAAATCCTTCGCCCCGTGGTTGATCCACGTCCATGCTACTGATATCACGCATTTTGTCCTGCGAAAACAGTATTTAAGAAATTTGCTTTTCAATTCGCACCAACGCTAATTATTTGTTCACTGATCAGGTATCAAATAACGCAACTCATCATGTCCCAAATGTCATTAGAAGCAAACTTTCTTGCTTCTCATGAACTGGCTCTCTTTCATCGTATCCATCAGGGCCATTTTATTTCCTGACAGCAGTAACGCTTCCTTAGCGTTACTGCTGccaggaaataaaatttttcaATGGTAGTTTCtgcaatgttttaaatatgTACACCAAATGATATACTTCCTGGATGTGCAGCTTACTTTAAGAAAATAAGCGATTTCACATTTATCACCCTCAAACTGCCCGGGGCATCCATTGCATTTCAGTTCTGTTGGGATGTGCTAGCTGGTGGGTATCAGCGTTCGCGTGCAATGCCATTTCGCGTAAACAA
The nucleotide sequence above comes from Anopheles bellator chromosome 1, idAnoBellAS_SP24_06.2, whole genome shotgun sequence. Encoded proteins:
- the LOC131214908 gene encoding acyl-coenzyme A thioesterase 13-like isoform X1; its protein translation is MNGKKGIDLLRTIASVMTKTNGYDRCLQQLVMVSGGDGRCLAEFKVGEEHLNRAGGLHGGFTATIVDVVTTYALMTKENAVPGVSVDIHVSYLKGARQGDDVVIDANTVRAGRNLAFLECELRHKKDNSIIAKASHTKYIGSS
- the LOC131214908 gene encoding acyl-coenzyme A thioesterase 13-like isoform X2 codes for the protein MNGKKGIDLLRTIASVMTKTNGYDRCLQQVLMVSGGDGRCLAEFKVGEEHLNRAGGLHGGFTATIVDVVTTYALMTKENAVPGVSVDIHVSYLKGARQGDDVVIDANTVRAGRNLAFLECELRHKKDNSIIAKASHTKYIGSS
- the LOC131215633 gene encoding uncharacterized protein LOC131215633, coding for MEMSELSVLQFPEEIVQPFTLSCVDNALTVCTKEHTLVLQLKYRHIAEEATMNYEMTRVKCSTERPTGRLLANEIALYGASNGEERKRIMLDQTLFPNTAKVYVGNVQSWLSPRGTFTDIPDEQLLANLTNMGQLTVYRQDAVWPLNWNVHANVSECWLQYIYDNRNLETFEELRRMADEVLITCFCWADQVHRHPVQFCFGTRRGKIVLCHLFPGSDQQIVHVHQAEETAVLLKHVTVSTEECLLVAGMQSGQIGLYHFRSAQQTVGFKRIAKLFEQDLPASAIEFEVDHAKRLLLLLVVKGTHLLAIQTTFDGRVVASTTLDLENFMITGLQQLEERQYVVCTMPGAKFLVIVSASNLAMQKMEIKHDLNVDSYALYGLAATRTRSCWMVLGYPSKRFDHLTLRFPTSLFFVKFKERNAMNALLMNNSRQLAEYYDAAEVVRFDTHRNQESLNKMEQYLTETEVPNQTDPYLLKLQLVLLGAKIAYNKKRNMIVTEILHNQFQYICTILEVIGACRVLNYLSELASENLEPLNTLQQMSIRCLRRFIRTILDDTFPGDYEYLHTNVKPQLQSVLQRTDRVYTADVVEETCSFCDAPIVQSKGTCHDEHPVFRCQVTKLQIPIDAVEVNCRMCQ
- the LOC131214910 gene encoding enkurin; this encodes MSIVNIYFHDENIYNVEKKPPEKPPKPPLYHSRFEQQVRQETKSCKDDHRTMGYSKIPLHGPGEFLKKNCGPRFRATKSAPVRLCTSHKPPVPKPNEPRPMDGPAPCQVMKVVDFKKDNIKKVVTANPKKPRARYADTRKGDFHDLEKSGLTPIYMCKPKFGKIPQYLTRRKKDLAVQKERLVEETAQQKPRCSYVSQEERVELLRGLKQNWEKLQQEYQSLPLLTDTVPKMIRKAKLENNLKQLEKDILTIENNPYIYIYDEDQKDA
- the LOC131214911 gene encoding neurogenic differentiation factor 2-like produces the protein MTPVATGIARRRRTLATNGSSFLSLVKRKKANLRERNRMHGLNDALDRLRMCVPLPVSLLSPAIVHQTCDGSQPTESVPPTSAQKLSKIDTLRLAQNYIFTLLEVLHSGRRFTYDRLVAVLASRLSQGTVNLLRTKLTFDRELRNGLLLEDSLDGMAFVESSAAETRSAVLCSLCSGGTSSWLNASEQQQQLQLLRPRSVGQWNSNYGCAYCRYEYAEDDTSYHCSTAGELCEY
- the LOC131214912 gene encoding cleavage and polyadenylation specificity factor subunit 5, producing MASQAVNKTGSGWPRRNSHGTGLTEMNKLQTNQSMTLNRTINLYPLTNYTFGTKEPLFEKDPSVPARFQRMRDEFDKIGMRRSVEGVLLVHEHGLPHVLLLQLGTTFFKLPGGELSAGEDEVEGLKRLLTETLGRQDGVKQDWIVEDTIGNWWRPNFEPPQYPYIPPHITKPKEHKRLFLVQLHEKALFAVPKNYKLVAAPLFELYDNSQGYGPIISSLPQALCRFNFIYM
- the LOC131214909 gene encoding 26S proteasome regulatory subunit 8, which codes for MRDISSMDVDQPRGEGFRSYYVQKIEELQLIVAEKNQNLRRLQAQRNELNAKVRMLREELQLLQEQGSYVGEVVKPMDKKKVLVKVHPEGKFVVDIDKNIDINDVTPNCRVALRNESYTLHKILPNKVDPLVSLMMVEKVPDSTYEMVGGLDKQIKEIKEVIELPVKHPELFDALGIAQPKGVLLYGPPGTGKTLLARAVAHHTECTFIRVSGSELVQKFIGEGSRMVRELFVMAREHAPSIIFMDEIDSIGSSRIESGSGGDSEVQRTMLELLNQLDGFEATKNIKVIMATNRIDILDPALLRPGRIDRKIEFPPPNEEARLDILKIHSRKMNLTRGINLRKIAELMPGASGAEVKGVCTEAGMYALRERRVHVTQEDFEMAVAKVMQKDSEKNMSIKKLWK